The following coding sequences lie in one Chelatococcus sp. YT9 genomic window:
- a CDS encoding FAD-dependent oxidoreductase has product MSGQRIVVVGAGIAGLVAARRLAQAGHHVRVLEAGEAPGGRVGDRQVRGIRFNAGARLLYAFSRPFNSLLDEIGLTPALIPVRRLSAECVGADGRWTVELMPGVKSLFTPGLSLAERLRFLTFGLHAIAARAHTDPDDAASAPAEDDVTLAAYIRQALGPGVLARMIEPVFRGTRSWNTEDVSAAFFASVTPHMVGRDTVHVLAGGMGKLPAALAAGMTVDCNTRVVAIETPDVGPCRIHAERQGAAILHEADLVVCATEGSLAGALFHDLGDEDRRFLDGVRYNALGIVHYQLGRQVGPAMNFFTRDASGPLATWQQVPGNDATGQAPQLYAQLSPEAVEDASSRGMTERLDELVKERVLALYPTLDRDCVDIHNQWIARKLPVFYPGYASTVARFRDRQSGARRRVYFCGDYLAQSLVTGAAASGERAAADIARHWS; this is encoded by the coding sequence GTGAGCGGGCAACGCATCGTCGTCGTCGGCGCGGGCATTGCCGGGCTTGTTGCGGCGCGCAGGCTCGCGCAGGCGGGGCATCACGTGCGCGTGCTGGAGGCCGGGGAGGCGCCCGGCGGTCGCGTCGGCGACCGGCAGGTCCGGGGCATTCGCTTCAATGCCGGCGCCCGGCTTCTCTACGCCTTCAGCCGGCCGTTCAATAGCCTGCTCGATGAAATCGGCCTGACGCCGGCGCTGATCCCGGTGCGGCGTCTCTCGGCCGAATGCGTGGGCGCGGACGGTCGTTGGACGGTCGAGCTGATGCCGGGGGTGAAAAGCCTCTTCACGCCGGGCCTGTCGCTGGCGGAGCGGCTGCGTTTCCTCACCTTCGGCCTGCACGCGATCGCCGCACGTGCCCATACCGATCCCGATGACGCGGCGTCGGCGCCGGCCGAGGATGACGTCACCCTCGCCGCCTACATCCGCCAGGCGCTTGGTCCGGGCGTGCTCGCGCGCATGATCGAGCCCGTCTTCCGTGGGACACGCAGCTGGAACACCGAGGATGTCTCGGCGGCCTTTTTCGCTTCGGTCACGCCGCACATGGTCGGGCGTGACACCGTCCACGTACTCGCCGGCGGCATGGGCAAGCTACCGGCAGCGCTTGCCGCGGGAATGACCGTTGACTGCAACACGCGCGTCGTGGCGATCGAGACGCCTGATGTGGGCCCTTGCCGCATCCACGCGGAGCGGCAGGGCGCGGCGATCCTGCATGAAGCCGATCTTGTTGTCTGCGCGACTGAGGGCTCGCTTGCCGGCGCGCTCTTCCACGATTTGGGGGACGAAGACCGGCGTTTCCTTGATGGAGTGCGTTATAACGCGCTTGGCATCGTCCATTACCAGCTCGGCCGCCAGGTGGGACCAGCGATGAATTTCTTCACCCGCGACGCGTCCGGTCCGCTCGCCACATGGCAGCAGGTTCCCGGCAACGATGCGACGGGACAGGCCCCGCAGCTCTATGCCCAATTATCGCCGGAAGCGGTGGAGGATGCGTCAAGCCGCGGCATGACCGAGAGGCTCGATGAGCTGGTTAAGGAGCGTGTGCTCGCGCTCTACCCGACGCTCGACCGCGACTGCGTCGACATCCACAACCAGTGGATCGCGCGCAAGCTGCCGGTCTTCTATCCCGGCTATGCCAGCACCGTCGCCCGCTTCCGCGACCGCCAGTCGGGGGCCCGGCGCCGGGTCTATTTCTGCGGCGATTATCTCGCGCAATCGCTGGTCACGGGCGCGGCCGCGAGCGGCGAGCGCGCGGCCGCGGACATCGCGCGGCATTGGTCTTGA